One region of Dysidea avara chromosome 1, odDysAvar1.4, whole genome shotgun sequence genomic DNA includes:
- the LOC136252753 gene encoding uncharacterized protein, with protein sequence MDENTVVDQLFYNDTDDDWNNSDEEDSFVHGEDSFVLDRLTREQDDDYGDVEENDREEEFSNDEEDIWEKTNDDYEADVSYCEGHDESSHPGPSGLHSGVSDGGMGSLETEYPCSGSPVAYHGSPVSSSLRSRSSPHAPFSPSDRGRDYSPSPSDPLSGRNRGRGRGRGRGRGRGTVSPMDLVPSRGRRKGTGRGRGTGRDLAIDNAYTLECCFTPVNDRRTIKSFREQLATKLLCQHSSRQHGGRQSQALPPQSPARLEERHFIENLGTDGDCSVF encoded by the exons ATGGATGAAAATACTGTTGTTGATCAACTTTTCTATAACGACACCGACGATGACTGGAACAACTCGGACGAAGAGGACTCTTTTGTCCATGGAGAAGACTCTTTTGTCCTTGATAGGCTTACCAGGGAACAAGACG ATGATTATGGCGATGTGGAAGAAAATGATCGTGAGGAAGAGTTCAGCAACGACGAAGAAGACATCTGGGAAAAAACAAACGATGATTATGAAG CTGATGTGAGCTATTGTGAAGGTCATGATGAGTCAAGCCATCCTGGACCATCTGGGCTACATAGTGGAGTGAGTGATGGTGGGATGGGTAGCCTGGAAACTGAATACCCCTGTAGTGGTTCTCCTGTGGCTTACCATGGCTCTCCTGTTAGTTCTTCCCTACGTTCTCGTTCTTCTCCGCATGCCCCATTTTCACCTAGTGATAGAGGCAGGGACTACTCACCATCTCCATCTGATCCTTTGTCTGGTAGAAATAGAGGTAGAGGGAGGGGTAGGGGTAGAGGAAGGGGTAGGGGAACCGTGTCTCCAATGGATCTTGTGCCTAGTCGAGGTAGGAGGAAAGGTACTGGTAGGGGCAGAGGTACCGGTAGGGATTTGGCTATCGATAATGCTTATACTCTAGAGTGCTGTTTCACACCTGTGAATGATCGTAGGACCATCAAAAGCTTTAGGGAACAACTGGCTactaaacttttatgtcaacaTAGCTCACGCCAGCATGGAGGACGTCAATCACAGGCTCTTCCACCTCAATCGCCTGCGAGGCTTGAGGAACGCCATTTCATAGAGAACCTCGGGACTGACGGTGACTGCAGTGTGTTCTGA
- the LOC136252767 gene encoding uncharacterized protein has translation MIPSMGCCSQSKNEQTRCNGIQSAFETILGQVKKTHPEFAIGNSMKGIITDWSDTQLKGIQAAIGEGNANQIVKGCQVHYQRSVKRVCERVNKGYSTLAHKAFNIIAYAIPTETTQSHVESLFQVLCGEKPL, from the exons ATGATTCCTTCAAT GGGCTGTTGTAGTCAGAGTAAGAATGAACAAACTAGATGCAATGGCATACAAAGTGCTTTTGAAACAATTCTTGGTCAAGTGAAGAAGACACATCCCGAGTTTGCCATTGGGAATTCTATGAAAGGTATCATAACTGATTGGTCTGATACTCAATTGAAAGGCATTCAAGCTGCAATTGGGGAAGGAAACGCAAATCAAATAGTGAAAGGTTGTCAG GTGCACTATCAACGTTCTGTTAAGAGAGTGTGTGAAAGAGTCAACAAAGGCTATTCTACACTGGCACACAAAGCATTTAACATCATTGCTTATGCAATACCAACAGAAACAACACAATCTCATGTGGAAAGCCTCTTCCAAGTTCTATGTGGAGAGAAACCATTGTAA